Part of the Zea mays cultivar B73 chromosome 4, Zm-B73-REFERENCE-NAM-5.0, whole genome shotgun sequence genome is shown below.
gttagggccagagtgagacttcctagaatgaattctcctaattttgctctcaggataaccggcagggtataaaatgtaaccctcgttatcctgaggcatgggagccttgcccttaacaaagttggacaatttcttaggaggggcattaagttttacattgcctccctgttggaagccaatgccatccttaatgccagggcgtctcccattataaagcatactacgagcaaacttaaatttttcattttctagttcatgctcggcaattttagcatctaatttagctatatgatcattttgttgtttaatcatggaaaggtgatcatgtatagcattaatatcaacatctctacatctagtacaaatagtgacatgctcagtggtagatgtagaggatttgcaagaactaagttcaacaatcttagcacgcaatatatcatttttatctctaagatcggaaattgtaatattgcaaacatcaagttctttagccttagcaagcaatttttcattctcaatcctaaggctagcaagagaaatttttaattcttctatcttagcaagaaaatcatcattatcatttctaagattgggaattgaaacatcacaaacatttgaatcaaccttagctaacaaattagcattctcatttctaaggttgtctatagtctcatggcaagtgcttagctcactagatagtttttcacatttttctacttctagagtgtaagcatttttaaccttaacatgctttttgttctctttaataaggaagtcctcttgggtgtccaagaggtcatccttctcatgaatagcactaatcaattcatttagtttttctttttgttgcatgtttaggttggcaaaaagaatgcgcaagttatcctcctcattgctagcattgtcctcatcactagaggtttcatatttagtggaggatcttgattttaccttctttttgacgtcctttgccatgaggcacttgtggccgacgttggggaagagaagacccttggtgacggcgatgtttgcggcgtcctcgtcggaggaggagtcggtggagctctcgtcggagtcccactcccggcaaacatgggcatcgccacccttcttcttgtagtacctcttcttctcctttcttctccccttcttgtcgttgcccctatcactgtcactagaaataggacattttgctataaagtgaccgggcttaccacacttgtagcatacatTCTTAGAgcgaggcttgtaatctttccccctcctttgcttgaggatttggcggaagctcttgatgatgagtgtcatttcctcgttgtcgagcttggaggcgtcgatgggtgttcgacttagagtagattcctccttttcttccgtcgccttgaatgcgactggttgtgcttcggacgtggaggggtcgtcaagctcgttgatcttctttgagcctttgatcatcaattcaaagctcacaaaattcccgatcacttcctcgggagtcattagtgtatatctagtattgccacgaattaattgaacttgagtagggttaaggaaaacaagtgatcttagaataaccttaaccatttcgtggtcatcccattttttgctcccgaggttgcgcacttggttcaccaaggtcttgagccggttgtacatgtcttgtggctcctctccttggcgaagtcgaaagcgaccgagctccccctcgatcgtttcccgcttggtgattttggtcacctcatctccttcgtgcgcggtttttagcgtgttccaaatctctttagcacctttcaacccttgcaccttattatactcctctcgacttagagaggcgaggagtatagttgaggcttgggagttgaagtgttgaatttgggccacttcgtcctcatcataatcttcatcccctatagatggtacctgtacaccaaactcaatgacatcccatatacttttgtggagtgaggttagatgaaatcgcatcaaatcactccacctagcataatcttcaccatcaaacgttggtggtttgcctaatgggacggaaagtaaaggcgtatgtttaggaatgcgaggatagcgtagggggatcttactaaacttcttgtgctcatggcgcttagaagtaatggatggcgcgtcggagccagaggtggaaggtgatgaagtttcggtctcatagtagaccaccttcctcatcttctttttcttatcgccactccgatgcgacttgtgggaagaggatttcttctccttccccttccccttgttgcgggactcttctgatgtagctttcccgtggcttgtagtgggcttgtcgccggtctccatctccttcttggcgtgatctcccgacatcacttcgagcggttaggctctaatgaagtatcgggttctgataccaattgaaagtcgcctagagggggggtgaatagggcgaatctgaaatttacaaacttaatcacaactacaagccgggttagagttagaaatataatcgagtccgagagagagggtgcagaacaaatcgcaagcgaataaagagtgtgacacacggatttgttttaccgaggttcggttttcgcaaacctactccccattgaggtggtcacaaagaccgggtctctttcaaccctttccctctctcaaacggtccctcggaccgagtgagcttctcttctcaatcaaacgggaacaaaacttcccctcaaggaccaccacacaattggtgtctcttgccttggttacaattgagttgttcgcaagaaagaatgaaagaaggaagcaatccaagcgcaagagctcaaaagaacacaacaaatctctctcactaatcactggtgtgtctagaattgaatgctagagctcttgtaagtagttggaaggtggaaaacttggatgacttgaatgtgggggtggttagggtatttatagccccaaccaccaaactagccgtttggtggaggctgctgtcgcatggcgcaccggacagtccggtgcgccagccacgtcaccaggccgttgggttccgaccgttggagctctaacatgtgggcccgcctggctgtccggtggcgcaccggacaagtcctgtagactgtccggtgtgccacccgcgcgtgcactgctcctctgcgcgcgcaggcgtgcatttaatgcgttgcagacgaccgttggcgcgaagtagccattgctccgctggctcaccggacagtcctgtgtgcaccggacatgtccggtgaattatagcggagcgaattcccgaagctagcgagatcagagtcgctctcccctggagcaccggacactgtcctgtggtgcaccggacagtccggtgaattatagcggagcccgttgaaaattcccgaaggtgaagagttgggcatcgagttccctggtgcaccggacactgtcctgtggcacaccggacagtccggtgcaccagaccagggcacacttttgttgtccttgctctctttgttgaacccttttcttggtctttttattggcttagtgtgaacctttggcacctgtataacttatagactagagcaaactagttagtccaattatttgtgttgggcaatatagccaccaaaatcatttaggaaataagtGTAAGCCTAAATCCCTTTcacctatacattgcactctattacctggtcttataagatgagtacttcagaaagtggcaaggtgagaacgaaagaaattttcttggataagtatttgaaaatactttttgaaatgcctcataatatctgaagagatgggcttcgcttcgataccagctgtgacggaacctcccaagtcattaggcccacctacggtTGTCCTTGTCCagtggacctcagacaaccctgtagatgcacctgatcacttgacaggtTCGGTATCTCtatcctttacctttcccaagagtgtttcacccatcacgcagatattacaacacatcggaggaacgaatgagtggaagcaattacagtaacttaatttacattaaaatatagaaagagtgttgtTATTATAGACCAGCGGTATATGAGTGcagaagtaatattattacaatcccgagaggcaaaaactcctcccgcttaaaagtataatgtttttaaaaAGGAGGAAAACATCCTCCTAaggcttcactcttgagattcttcctttggcaccaccttagagcaaaagcaacaaaagtttgctgcttcctcacctacaataacatgggttcgaaaaccctgagtacgaagtgtactttcgcaagttttacccgtcaaaataaaagactctcaaggatatgctggcttgagggagtcaaggtaaggcttaatcaagaatcaagactctgtttgcaaaaatgcttactaacaatggatccttaaaaatctagttttattagcaagttaagtcattacctgaatctagagttctttctaccctagttcaagcacttggcctatactagccatccttttatcatccctttaagttcactggaatgctacgtgtaagtcagtgaccaagtcttcatgtccgagaagtaacggcaatccgaatcgattaatactcagctgaggatctctaatcacacgacatatgtagcacttaacccttgcatatgtcaactcgccaccggggttcttaagaccagatcaggttcacgccaaccgagagcacagatacaccaccgtccagcctcttgccacggagggtacacgctactctcgccatctctccactcccattgcgtgttgtcttattctagtattagtctgcccaaggcaaagcttacccatgatgaggcatgtgactagttaaagggtcctcggtcagaaggcctacatcgacacggtccttaatcgactcagacggagacactacaccaagactctcttctcgtctaagtcacccgcctggtctcagctttaccatttcaacccaaagtttggtacatgacagaggtacatcttttacgatgttgaacccatcatggccatgatggatccaccatcaagttttatttttgaaaacatcccatcccacttgaagcatcatcttttgtcaaaacaaaacattttgtttttctagagcaaggctaagcatcagaaaaaaaaacttttcataaaataggtgatcaaggaaaggtaatcaattttccaaggaaggaaatgcatcaattgtttagcacacaactcctatcacctaatgcatcaagcaagtgagaaagatttcaaaatagcaaggaggtggcaaatgcaccggggctttccttgtgttataggagagtcgggctctactccacagatatcaaaatataAGCAGTTCTCGGCAGGTGAGTCTTCAAgtggtggtggtgcaactccttcttcaaccactacttcttccccgttctctatatataatcatatataaccatgaatgctcatgtattgCTTATGAAATGCAGTAATAGAAAAggtttatcaagttgtatcttgaatacaacaatCATTCATGGTACTTCAgagaactagggtttttggagtcagttcTTCATTTTAGAGGGCATACCCtacctagaagactagggttttaagTTTGGGAACCAAACAATGTCCGAAAtaagtcaaacttcactcatgggatcTAATTACAAAATTAGGCTCATcctaaaagtttagtgatttttggagttattaaataatttctaaaattccaaaggtataggtttaagcccttttaaatactatataattccttgtttggactaaaatcttggaaccatttttattaaatactaaagaaatttatgagtccaacaaaattggtctcatatttttagcatttttctaggatttcctatggattttcaaagtctggtagaaaaagaaaaagagaaaaggtcAACAGTACTGGGCTCAATCTGGCCCGAGACAGCCTACGACAGGCGAAAGCGCCTGCGCTGACGACTTTGCGCAAAGGCCCCTGGCGATTTAAACAATCTGAACCGAGTTCGTAGCACTATTTCCATGAGTCACTAACaattacaccgagaccctcgcaCTTCTATTCCTTCACAACGCCAGGTCCACGACGATGAACGACGGAGCAGTAGCTCCAGCGAGCTTGTACCGGCCAAGATACGTAATGATCGGTGTTCAGAAGTGGTTGACACCTAATTTGACCTCTAACAATCCTTTCCCCTCAACCAATTTTAAGGTTCTAGCCCCTAATCTCTTTGCACACGGTGATCGTGCGATCAACGGATAACTTGACACGTTACCGGTGATCCTATGAGTTCTAGCTCAATCGGCCGGGTCGAAGCATCAAGGGCACATAAGGGTACTGAAACGAGGAAACATAGGGGGTGAATGGACCTATAGAGCGTTGGCCACGGCGAGCTCACTCACACGGTGTTCTTtggccgatttgggggaaatcctaaATTGGAGCTCTCTGGTGAACATCCGAGACACGAGTGGGTGCGCTGGATGCTTGAATACCTAGCGGAGCTAATGGCATGCTCAATTTATTGGATTCATGAGCGGTGGCGGCTAATTTGAAGGAGACACGCGGCGGCCGGAGAAAGGGAAGAGCATTGGCGCAAAGAATTTGTGGAGTTCACCGGTGCAATGGCTCCACAATTGTACTCTTAAGTGCGCCATGGTCACTATCGCACAGTAACAAGCCACAGCATGGCACAACCGAGGTCACTGGAGTTTCCACGGTGACACCGGTGGTCCGACCACGTCGCAATGGCTACCGGCGCGGTGATAAGCCTCTGCTGTGACCAAATCCACGCCCCCGCGCTATCTTTTTACCTCCCCGTGAATATCCACTGCGTGCCAAACACGAATCACGGCGACCGGTGTGAATCCGGGCGCGCGGATGAccgtgtgacaccccaggtgtcaatttcgcgttatgtcgggatatttatcctaatctcggatgctcagtaaaaatttctatttctcgatcgtgtatatctctgattatccagatttcTCATTCACATCTCACCAAATTCGAAGTTAATCAGTCTCACGgaaggccaaatttggagcctgttaaaacttttattctcgacgaatgcaaactcggaaatcattctcgaattataaatctcatctgaaactcatttaatcaaactctcgacgactgttatttgatctaagcccgagtctaattcctcgaacctcgatcgatgtccgactattttaatccgagtccgtactctcagacggaatactcagtatgttgtcctctaataaattttatccgactcggccaaatatttcatgtccgaaccgaactcaaaaccccgtatcgacagcgattttaaaatatcacgattcgccttatccgactaaaaatccaaagccgatcgaatctcaggacgatttattttcgaatcacgcgtaggtaattattttcgagcgaaatcaaattagactctcgaccgaattaatcgctcaaccttccgttcgtccgaactcttttCGCTCTATTTTTCCGTAGCGACGAATTCCGcgagagcatttttattccggaaaataaattagcgcaaCCCGATAacgtgtttgggccagcccaacccagcccatttggcccactaaggaaaccctaaccctagccatcttctataaataggggtgctcacttgGAAATTTTCCACTCCCACCCCTCAAAAATTTCCAGCCGCCACTCTCTTCTCCTTTCTCCTTCACGCACGCCAGAGCAGGGAGCAGCCACTCCCATGGATGGCGCCCAAGCCTTCTTCCACCTCTAGCCGGACCTTTGCCTAGCGCCCCCCTGCTCTCCCCTTGGCCGCTGCTTTCTCTGCGTGTGCATGGTTGACGGCAGGAGCTCCTCCCCTCGGCCAGCCATGGCCCGGCGCCCTCCCGGCTCCTCCTGCGAGCGGCTGCAGCAGGGAGctccctctcctcccatggcgtCCTCCCCTTCTTCCCAACGTGCAAGAGCAGGGCGCCCCTTCTTCCTCCCGCATCATGGCAGCAAGCAGCTTCTCCATGCCGAGCTCGCCCAGCAGCCAAGGACGCCCCCTGCCACTGCTCCAAATGGCAAGCTCCATATCTGCATGGAGCCGAGCTCTCCCATCTCCACCAGCCGGCTCCCCTTCCTCCTTCCCCCTTCTTTCCCATGGCCGAGCCCTAGCTCCGGCCAGCAGTTTTGAGCACCCTTTCTCCACTGCGCCTGCCTTTCTCTGCTGTCCACGGTGAGCAGCCCAGCAGCCGAGCGCTCCACTGTTGAAGCTCCCTCGACGGCGCCCTTTCTTCTCCCCCATGGCCACAAGCAGCTCGCCCCTTTCCTCCAGCCACGCCCTCCCTGTTCCTCTTCCACGCAGCGCGGTTGGCTCCCTGTCCATGGATTGCAGCGAGCTCGCAGTTGCCCATGGCCGCGAGCCCTCTGCCGATGCCTCCTCTCTGCTGCTGCGCAGTGCGCCGTTGACGCTCGCTGTGTGCTCGACGAAATGTGCAGCAGCCTCGACAGCTCTGCGCGCTGCCGGCTTGCTGTTTTGTTGCGCAGTGAGCAGCACGCCGTGACGCCCGTCGGTGGTTTgctgtttttgcgcagccccGTCGTCGTCGTTGTTCACCCCCGGCGAGGCCACGTAAATCCTTGTTCAATTCCGCATCGGTATTATTTTCCTATGATTAATTGTGTGTGTGTGCTGTTTTGTTGTGTTTGGTGGAGGAGAGAAACCCCGTGTTTTGCGAGGAGAAGGCAAGCCGCTCAACGCTCGTCGATGGCGAAGCtatgcacaaatcggaatcacCGTCGTTCTTGCAAAcgccgtttgggtttgtttatggtgagccgatgcatgtcgctctcgatcgactcgattaattattttgaatgcatatgtgtaaAATATTTCGgttatgcgcattggtaggatcgcgtttgcgGTTAGAG
Proteins encoded:
- the LOC118476940 gene encoding uncharacterized protein encodes the protein MDREPTALRGRGTGRAWLEERGELLVAMGEKKGRRRGSFNSGALGCWAAHRGQQRKAGAVEKGCSKLLAGARARPWERRGKEEGEPAGGDGRARLHADMELAIWSSGRGRPWLLGELGMEKLLAAMMREEEGAPCSCTLGRRGGRHGRRGSSLLQPLAGGAGRAPGHGWPRGGAPAVNHAHAEKAAAKGRAGGR